The following is a genomic window from Nitrosomonas communis.
AAGTTGATGTGATACGGTTCATCTTTAAATAAATATAAGTCAGTCAATGCAAAGCGAACATTGCTTTTGGATTAGGCATCTTATTATTGCGCATCTCGGATCTCTTCACTAAGCTAAGGAAGATTTTATTCAAATACTATCCCGGACTGCTGCGCAACAGTAATCATATCTTTGTCACCCCGTCCTGATAGATTAACCAACAGCAATTGATCTTTCCCAAGGGTAGGCGCAAGTTTAGCCGCATAAGCTAAGGCATGGCTTGATTCAAGTGCCGGGATAATTCCTTCAAATCGGCATAAAGCATGAAATGCTGATAGTGCCTCGTCATCCGTTATAGCTACATATTCGGCTCGACCCCAGTCTTTGAGCCATGAATGTTCAGGGCCTACACCAGGATAATCCAATCCAGCAGAAATAGAGTGAGTTTCAATGATCTGACCATTGTCATCCTGGATCAAGTAAGTACGATTGCCATGCAGGACACCTGGCCTGCCGGTTACCAAGGTGGCAGCGTGCTGGTGGGTATTAATTCCCTTACCTGCAGCTTCTACACCTATCATGCGCACATTGTTATCCTGTATATAAGGATAAAATAAACCAATAGCATTTGATCCGCCTCCTACACAGGCAATCAATGCATCGGGTTGGCGCCCGTATTCCTCTTCCATTTGCACTCTGGCTTCTCGCCCAATGACAGCTTGAAAATCTCGCACCATCATTGGATAGGGATGGGGACCAGCAACCGTGCCAATGATGTAATAAGTATTTTCAACATTGGTCACCCAGTCTCGCATCGCTTCATTTAACGCGTCCTTAAGCGTACGGGAACCAGACTCAACCGGAATGACTGTCGCACCCAGCAACTTCATTCGATAAACATTCGTTGCCTGACGTTTCACATCCTCCGAGCCCATGTAAACGATGCATTCCATGCCATAACGTGCAGCAACTGTCGCACTTGCTACCCCGTGTTGACCCGCACCTGTCTCAGCAATCACTCGAGTTTTGCCCATGCGTTTTGC
Proteins encoded in this region:
- the trpB gene encoding tryptophan synthase subunit beta; this translates as MKIYDLPDKHGHFGPYGGTFVAETLIAALDELLAQYQHFRDEADFQAEFTHELKHYVGRPSPIYHAKRWSAHLGGAQILLKREDLNHTGAHKINNTVGQALLAKRMGKTRVIAETGAGQHGVASATVAARYGMECIVYMGSEDVKRQATNVYRMKLLGATVIPVESGSRTLKDALNEAMRDWVTNVENTYYIIGTVAGPHPYPMMVRDFQAVIGREARVQMEEEYGRQPDALIACVGGGSNAIGLFYPYIQDNNVRMIGVEAAGKGINTHQHAATLVTGRPGVLHGNRTYLIQDDNGQIIETHSISAGLDYPGVGPEHSWLKDWGRAEYVAITDDEALSAFHALCRFEGIIPALESSHALAYAAKLAPTLGKDQLLLVNLSGRGDKDMITVAQQSGIVFE